One part of the Bradyrhizobium sp. CB1650 genome encodes these proteins:
- a CDS encoding glycerophosphodiester phosphodiesterase, which produces MPSRAATLLTVLSILVAERAMASDSSFDIEAHRGGRALMPENTLPAFANALSMGVDTLELDVGVTADGEVVVSHERGLNPDLARDANGAYVASPGTPFVKLRLEEVKRYDVGRIRPDSAYARQFPDQHAVPGTRIPTLKEVFALARKSGNDRVRFNIETKIDPDHPDESLGPQVFVSSLLGLIATEGFSDRVTIQSFDWRTLQLVQQQAPKIPTVYLTLQRGSAPTVALDRATSWTAGFSPADHAGSVPQTIKAAGGTIWSPYFGDVTAALIAEAHALGLRVVVWTVNKPEDIARMIEIGVDGVISDRPDLLRLVAGEKGIALPAGTPVVP; this is translated from the coding sequence TCCTCTCGATTCTGGTCGCAGAACGCGCCATGGCATCCGACTCGTCATTCGATATCGAAGCACATCGCGGCGGGCGGGCGCTGATGCCGGAGAACACCCTGCCGGCCTTCGCCAATGCGCTGTCGATGGGCGTCGACACGCTAGAGCTCGACGTCGGTGTGACCGCCGACGGCGAGGTCGTGGTGTCGCACGAGCGCGGGCTCAATCCGGATCTTGCGCGCGACGCCAACGGCGCCTATGTCGCTTCGCCCGGCACGCCCTTCGTGAAATTGCGGCTCGAAGAGGTCAAAAGATACGACGTGGGCCGGATCAGGCCGGACAGCGCCTATGCCAGGCAATTCCCCGACCAGCACGCCGTGCCCGGCACGCGCATTCCCACGCTGAAGGAGGTCTTCGCGCTGGCCCGCAAGTCGGGCAACGACCGCGTACGCTTCAACATCGAGACCAAGATCGATCCGGACCATCCTGACGAGTCGCTGGGACCGCAGGTCTTCGTCAGCAGTCTGCTCGGGCTGATCGCGACCGAGGGGTTTTCCGATCGTGTCACGATCCAATCGTTCGACTGGCGGACCCTGCAGCTCGTCCAGCAGCAGGCGCCCAAGATTCCGACCGTCTATCTCACACTCCAGCGCGGCTCCGCGCCGACCGTCGCGCTCGACCGGGCCACGAGCTGGACGGCGGGCTTCAGTCCCGCCGATCACGCCGGCTCGGTGCCGCAGACGATCAAGGCCGCGGGCGGGACGATCTGGTCGCCCTATTTCGGCGATGTGACGGCGGCGCTGATCGCTGAAGCCCACGCGCTCGGCCTGCGCGTCGTGGTGTGGACGGTCAACAAGCCCGAGGACATCGCCCGCATGATCGAGATCGGCGTCGACGGCGTCATCTCGGATCGTCCGGACCTGTTGCGGCTGGTTGCCGGCGAGAAGGGGATTGCGCTGCCGGCTGGGACACCAGTCGTGCCGTAA